The proteins below come from a single Natrinema sp. SYSU A 869 genomic window:
- the gatE gene encoding Glu-tRNA(Gln) amidotransferase subunit GatE, translated as MADYDYESLGLVAGLEIHQQLDTATKLFCQCPTDLREPEESTRRFTRYLHPTRSELGELDDAAVEESKVEREFEYLAYDTTCLVEEDDEPPHKLDEEALETTLEVAQLMDMNPVDQAHVMRKIVVDGSNTTGFQRSSLIATDGAIETSEGTVGIEDMLLEEESAQRVAETDDGVRYSLDRLGIPLVEIGTSPDISSPEQALEAAERIGMLLRSTGKVKRGLGTIRQDVNVSIEEGARVEIKGVQSLDDIDDIVRNEVARQAELVEIRDELVALEASVGDVRDVTDVFEDTESGVIGGALGSGGSVMAVPLYGFDGIVGREIAPDRRLGTEFSDHAKRHGAGGIFHTDELPAYGVTEDEAANLRDAVGAGSEDAVAIVAADTEIAESAIEAVAERAGTALEGIPEETRGANDDGTTRYLRPLPGAARMYPETDVPSVEPDPSEVPEPELLTEKVDRYQDEYDLGEGLAEQVAYGEYMPLFEDVVADGISASDASGGSSDSSDGVDPTLAATTLESTLTELRRDDVSIENLTRGHLEGVLLMVEAGDLPNEGVPDLLTVLAEEPDRAAEEAAEDAGLGGADEDEVREAIAEVVERNEGQVEEEGMQAFSGLMGECMGALRGKADGDLVSEVLREEIQKRA; from the coding sequence CGCCGCCGTCGAGGAGAGCAAGGTCGAACGCGAGTTCGAGTACCTCGCCTACGACACGACCTGTCTCGTCGAGGAGGACGACGAACCACCCCACAAGCTGGACGAGGAAGCCCTCGAGACGACCCTCGAGGTCGCCCAGCTGATGGATATGAATCCGGTCGATCAGGCCCACGTCATGCGCAAAATCGTCGTCGACGGCTCGAACACGACGGGCTTCCAGCGTTCGTCGCTGATCGCCACCGACGGCGCAATCGAAACCAGCGAGGGCACTGTCGGCATCGAGGACATGCTCCTCGAGGAGGAGAGCGCCCAGCGCGTCGCAGAGACCGACGACGGGGTGCGCTACAGCCTCGACCGATTGGGAATCCCGCTGGTCGAGATCGGGACGAGCCCGGACATCTCGAGCCCCGAGCAGGCCCTCGAAGCGGCCGAACGGATCGGGATGTTGTTGCGCTCGACGGGGAAAGTCAAGCGCGGACTGGGGACGATTCGTCAGGACGTCAACGTCTCCATCGAGGAGGGCGCGCGCGTCGAGATCAAGGGTGTCCAGAGCTTGGACGATATCGACGATATCGTGCGCAACGAGGTCGCTCGACAGGCCGAACTCGTCGAGATCCGAGACGAACTCGTGGCTCTCGAGGCGTCGGTCGGTGACGTACGGGACGTGACCGACGTGTTCGAGGATACCGAGAGCGGCGTCATCGGCGGTGCGCTGGGTTCAGGTGGCTCCGTGATGGCGGTGCCCCTCTACGGCTTCGACGGCATCGTCGGTCGCGAAATCGCGCCCGACCGCCGGCTCGGAACCGAGTTCTCCGATCACGCGAAGCGCCACGGCGCGGGCGGCATCTTCCACACCGACGAACTGCCTGCGTACGGCGTTACGGAGGACGAGGCCGCCAACCTTCGCGATGCGGTCGGCGCCGGATCCGAGGACGCCGTCGCGATCGTCGCCGCCGACACCGAGATCGCGGAGTCGGCCATCGAGGCCGTCGCAGAGCGCGCGGGAACCGCACTCGAGGGGATCCCCGAGGAGACCCGCGGTGCGAACGACGACGGGACGACCCGGTACCTGCGGCCGCTGCCCGGCGCGGCGCGGATGTACCCCGAGACGGACGTCCCGTCGGTCGAACCGGATCCGAGCGAGGTCCCCGAGCCCGAACTCCTGACCGAAAAGGTAGATCGCTACCAGGACGAGTACGACCTCGGCGAAGGGCTGGCCGAACAGGTTGCCTACGGCGAGTACATGCCGCTGTTCGAGGACGTCGTCGCCGACGGAATCTCCGCGAGCGACGCGAGCGGAGGCTCGTCGGACTCGTCCGACGGTGTCGACCCCACGCTGGCCGCGACCACGCTCGAGTCGACGCTAACCGAACTCCGGCGCGACGACGTCTCCATCGAGAATCTGACTCGGGGCCACCTCGAGGGTGTCCTCCTCATGGTTGAGGCGGGCGACCTCCCCAACGAGGGTGTTCCGGACCTGCTCACGGTGCTGGCCGAGGAGCCGGATCGGGCAGCCGAGGAGGCGGCCGAAGACGCCGGGCTCGGCGGAGCCGACGAGGACGAGGTCCGGGAGGCAATCGCTGAGGTCGTCGAACGAAACGAAGGCCAGGTCGAAGAAGAGGGAATGCAGGCTTTCTCGGGACTCATGGGCGAGTGCATGGGTGCGCTCCGCGGGAAGGCAGACGGCGACCTCGTCAGCGAGGTCCTGCGCGAGGAGATTCAGAAACGAGCGTAG